A portion of the Acidobacteriota bacterium genome contains these proteins:
- the ychF gene encoding redox-regulated ATPase YchF translates to MGFSCGIVGLPNVGKSTLFNALTAAGVPAENYPFCTIDPNVGVATVPDPRLDALAAIVNPGRIVPTAMEFTDIAGLVKGASQGEGLGNQFLAHIRETDAIAHVVRCFEDDDVVHVDGTINPISDIEIISTELALADLQTVEKALVRHTKKARVGDVDAKSIVMTLEPVLTHLGEGDPVRSMDLSTTERKNLRELHLLTAKPTMYIANIDDSGEANNSHVAAVEAYATAEGSALVIISGRLEGEIVELDEADKAEFLSEIGETEPGLNRVIRAGYALLGLGTFFTAGEMEVRAWTIPAETTAPQAAGVIHTDFEKGFIRAEVVAYDDFVEHGGEAGAKEAGRWRLEGKDYIVQEGDVVHFRFNV, encoded by the coding sequence ATGGGCTTCTCGTGCGGCATCGTCGGATTGCCAAACGTCGGAAAATCGACTCTGTTCAACGCACTCACCGCTGCGGGTGTGCCCGCTGAGAACTACCCATTCTGCACAATCGACCCCAACGTCGGCGTCGCAACAGTTCCCGACCCACGACTGGACGCACTCGCCGCAATCGTGAACCCAGGGCGGATCGTGCCAACCGCAATGGAGTTCACCGACATTGCTGGATTGGTGAAGGGCGCAAGCCAGGGGGAAGGCCTCGGTAATCAGTTCCTCGCCCATATCCGCGAGACCGACGCGATTGCTCACGTCGTGCGCTGTTTTGAGGATGACGACGTGGTCCATGTCGATGGAACGATCAACCCAATTTCGGATATCGAAATCATCTCGACCGAGCTCGCGCTTGCCGATCTCCAGACGGTCGAGAAGGCGTTAGTCCGCCACACGAAGAAGGCGCGTGTCGGCGACGTCGATGCGAAGTCGATCGTGATGACACTCGAACCTGTGCTTACCCACCTCGGGGAGGGCGACCCGGTGCGGTCTATGGATCTCAGCACAACCGAACGAAAGAACCTGCGCGAACTTCACCTCCTCACCGCAAAACCCACGATGTATATCGCCAACATCGACGACTCCGGCGAGGCCAACAATTCGCATGTCGCCGCAGTCGAGGCCTACGCCACTGCGGAGGGGTCTGCACTGGTGATCATTTCGGGCCGTCTCGAGGGAGAGATCGTAGAACTCGACGAGGCTGACAAAGCAGAGTTCCTCTCTGAAATCGGCGAAACGGAACCCGGTCTCAACCGGGTTATCCGAGCCGGCTATGCATTGCTCGGGCTTGGTACGTTCTTCACCGCAGGCGAAATGGAGGTTCGGGCGTGGACCATCCCCGCCGAAACCACCGCACCGCAGGCGGCCGGGGTGATCCACACCGACTTCGAGAAGGGCTTCATCCGCGCCGAGGTCGTTGCATACGATGACTTTGTTGAGCACGGCGGCGAAGCCGGGGCAAAGGAGGCGGGGAGATGGCGTCTTGAGGGCAAGGACTACATCGTTCAAGAGGGTGACGTTGTCCACTTCCGCTTTAACGTGTGA
- a CDS encoding response regulator transcription factor yields the protein MKVIVVDDHRIVREGICMLLGREADVELVGEASSGQELLTLLETTDCDVVLLDVRMPDKSGLEVLEELQERKFRPRVIVLSMHDDPSYVRRAIELGASGYLLKSVGKEELLRALGVVAAGGSYIQGEITAPLIARMVDPSSSGPIGALSLADIDMLQMLAEGLDNRAIAQRLGVSEAVVKAHLRSIYSHLEVKRRSEAVAVALRLGVIT from the coding sequence ATGAAAGTCATCGTTGTTGATGACCATCGTATCGTTCGCGAGGGGATCTGTATGCTGCTTGGTCGCGAAGCCGACGTCGAATTGGTTGGTGAAGCCTCAAGCGGACAGGAACTGCTCACGCTTCTTGAGACAACCGACTGTGACGTCGTGCTGCTCGACGTGCGGATGCCCGACAAGAGCGGCCTCGAAGTGCTTGAGGAATTGCAGGAACGTAAGTTTCGCCCCCGCGTCATCGTTCTTTCGATGCACGACGATCCATCCTACGTAAGGCGGGCGATTGAGCTGGGAGCGTCTGGCTACCTACTGAAGTCGGTTGGAAAAGAAGAGCTTCTGCGAGCCCTCGGGGTTGTTGCCGCTGGAGGGTCGTATATCCAGGGTGAGATCACTGCGCCGCTTATCGCCCGAATGGTCGACCCGAGCAGCTCCGGCCCGATTGGAGCGTTGAGCCTCGCCGACATCGACATGCTCCAGATGCTGGCCGAGGGCCTCGACAATCGTGCGATAGCGCAACGGCTCGGTGTATCTGAGGCAGTCGTGAAGGCACATCTGCGCTCCATCTATTCGCACCTTGAAGTGAAGCGGCGGTCAGAGGCTGTGGCTGTCGCGCTTCGCCTCGGCGTGATCACATGA
- the nrfD gene encoding polysulfide reductase NrfD, protein MDTMSNWHERLVRKTLRPTLVTTYRYWLWVIVLGAVIGNGVFQYSKQWRHGLYVTDMRDRISWGLYITAFVFFIGISHAGTLISAILRVSKATWRAPITRMAELITAVALVVGAGFVLIDMGRPERIFNVFRYGRWQSPIMWDVMAITTYLTASVIYLYSPMIPDLALYRDRLSGRVGAVRRFFYETVALNWRGLPSQVRLLGKAITIMMLLIMPIAVSVHTVVSWIFSMTLRVGWNTSIFGVLFVAGAIFSGVATLILVMAVLRRIYHWEEYLTPKHFLYLGYMLAAFAAFMIYVNINEYLTEGFKLEETGEFAFRQLFVEDFALMFWFYIIGGLFVPIVLMLVRQTRTIAGVVVAAIFVDIAMFLERYFIVVTGLRVPLMPYEPASYGPTFVEWSIFAAGVALFLLLFSIALKVLPMFAIWEMTEERRLAEERRLAGPQEFAPMPEVANTGAAGWTSGSPPDAQSSINGGSK, encoded by the coding sequence ATGGACACGATGAGCAACTGGCACGAACGCCTTGTCAGGAAGACCTTAAGGCCTACGCTGGTTACCACCTACCGATATTGGCTATGGGTGATTGTCCTCGGCGCTGTTATCGGCAACGGTGTGTTCCAGTACTCGAAGCAGTGGCGCCATGGTCTGTACGTCACGGACATGAGAGATCGGATTTCGTGGGGCCTGTATATAACGGCGTTTGTGTTCTTCATCGGAATCAGCCATGCGGGCACTCTGATTTCGGCGATATTGCGAGTGTCGAAAGCGACGTGGAGGGCGCCGATCACACGGATGGCAGAACTTATCACCGCCGTCGCGCTCGTGGTCGGCGCTGGGTTCGTACTTATCGACATGGGCCGCCCGGAAAGAATCTTCAATGTGTTTCGCTATGGACGCTGGCAGTCGCCGATCATGTGGGATGTCATGGCGATAACGACTTATCTAACAGCGAGCGTGATATATCTCTACTCTCCAATGATTCCTGATCTAGCACTGTACAGGGACCGCCTATCGGGCAGGGTCGGTGCGGTGCGTCGGTTCTTTTACGAAACCGTCGCCTTGAACTGGCGTGGACTACCGTCGCAGGTCAGACTGCTCGGTAAGGCGATCACAATCATGATGTTACTTATCATGCCCATTGCGGTATCGGTGCATACGGTGGTGTCGTGGATATTCTCGATGACGCTTCGTGTCGGCTGGAACACCAGTATCTTCGGAGTGTTGTTCGTTGCTGGAGCGATCTTCAGCGGTGTGGCGACGCTTATCCTCGTCATGGCAGTCCTGAGGCGTATCTATCACTGGGAAGAGTACCTCACTCCGAAGCACTTTCTCTATCTCGGATATATGCTTGCCGCGTTCGCTGCGTTCATGATCTATGTGAATATCAACGAGTACCTGACCGAGGGATTCAAGCTTGAAGAGACCGGCGAGTTTGCCTTTCGTCAACTGTTCGTTGAGGACTTCGCCCTGATGTTCTGGTTCTACATAATCGGCGGCCTGTTCGTGCCCATTGTGCTGATGCTGGTGCGCCAAACCCGCACAATTGCAGGGGTAGTTGTCGCTGCAATCTTCGTGGATATTGCGATGTTCCTTGAACGTTACTTCATTGTTGTAACGGGGCTTCGCGTCCCCCTCATGCCCTACGAACCCGCGAGTTACGGTCCCACGTTCGTTGAGTGGTCAATATTCGCGGCGGGCGTGGCGCTGTTTCTTCTTCTCTTTTCCATTGCGTTGAAGGTTCTCCCGATGTTCGCGATCTGGGAAATGACCGAAGAACGCAGACTCGCCGAAGAACGCAGACTCGCCGGCCCCCAAGAGTTTGCTCCAATGCCCGAGGTCGCTAACACAGGCGCCGCCGGATGGACGTCCGGGAGTCCTCCGGACGCGCAATCCTCGATCAATGGGGGTTCAAAATGA
- a CDS encoding IS481 family transposase, whose translation MGHRNARLTVHGRRLLVQRVRFEGMPVAHVAKAMGVSRQCAHRWVARFDAEGDAGLEDRSSRPHFSPTRTPVEVERRVVAARRVLRVGPDRLADDLGVPARTISRILRRHKVPYLFECDPLTGDVIRSSKATAIRYERDRPGELIHVDVKKIGRIPDGGGWKAWGRTMGSTSAKRKQRIGYDYVHSAVDDHSRLAYSEIHNNEKGDTAAGFLKRAAVFFRTCGIERIEAVMTDNHWSYTRSYAVKDAMNVLGATHITIRPHCPWQNGKVERFNRTLQTEWAYKQVFTSNSERASALQPWLDYYNHQRNHGSLGRRPPISRVSPT comes from the coding sequence ATGGGTCACCGTAATGCGCGGCTCACAGTTCATGGTCGCCGGTTGCTCGTTCAACGGGTCCGTTTCGAGGGGATGCCTGTTGCCCACGTTGCCAAAGCGATGGGTGTATCTCGCCAATGCGCCCACCGGTGGGTGGCTCGTTTCGATGCCGAGGGCGACGCCGGGTTGGAGGATCGGTCGTCGAGGCCGCATTTTTCACCTACCCGCACACCCGTTGAGGTAGAGCGCCGGGTGGTTGCAGCGAGGCGGGTGTTGCGCGTCGGCCCGGATCGGCTTGCCGACGACCTTGGGGTCCCGGCTCGGACGATCAGTCGGATCCTACGTCGTCATAAGGTGCCGTATCTGTTTGAGTGCGATCCTCTCACCGGTGACGTGATCCGTTCTTCAAAGGCCACAGCAATCCGTTACGAGCGTGACCGGCCTGGCGAGTTGATCCATGTCGATGTCAAGAAGATCGGGCGTATCCCTGACGGTGGAGGCTGGAAAGCATGGGGACGCACCATGGGATCCACCTCAGCAAAGAGGAAGCAACGAATCGGATACGACTACGTGCATTCAGCAGTCGACGACCACAGCCGTCTCGCCTACTCAGAGATCCACAACAACGAGAAAGGCGACACCGCAGCAGGATTCCTTAAGAGGGCCGCGGTGTTCTTTCGAACCTGTGGCATTGAACGCATCGAGGCAGTGATGACCGATAATCACTGGTCCTACACCCGAAGCTACGCCGTCAAAGACGCCATGAATGTACTCGGAGCCACCCACATCACCATCCGACCCCACTGCCCTTGGCAGAACGGCAAAGTCGAACGATTCAACCGGACACTGCAAACCGAATGGGCTTACAAGCAAGTCTTCACCAGCAACAGCGAACGAGCTTCAGCCCTCCAGCCATGGCTCGACTACTACAATCACCAACGCAACCACGGCTCGCTCGGACGGCGGCCACCCATCAGCCGAGTGTCACCAACCTGA
- a CDS encoding antitoxin, which yields MRTTITLDADVALLVERSMEQRDLTFKETVNRAIRDSLGEDRPLYKTPTYSMGSPRNVDLDRSLALAAAMEDEEIVRKLDLRK from the coding sequence ATGAGAACGACCATCACGCTCGACGCCGACGTTGCGCTCCTCGTCGAGCGTTCAATGGAGCAACGCGACCTGACTTTCAAGGAAACGGTTAACCGGGCCATCAGGGATTCGCTCGGCGAAGACCGACCGCTTTATAAGACGCCGACATACTCAATGGGTAGCCCCCGCAACGTGGATCTCGACCGCAGCCTTGCCCTTGCCGCCGCGATGGAGGATGAGGAAATCGTCCGGAAACTCGACCTACGCAAGTGA
- a CDS encoding cytochrome c: protein MSWHPWQRTTKMAFSVIIVATVLGMSGPAVAASIGISVGAPESVVVGQDVEVKAVLSDDGTPVEGAEIALTYKTTFAGKSARVELARATTDKTGTAVMVYQQRSDSNTEMQIVYLGPETAPVEPFMFTITVEAEGVQLYSSESGVEIPFINGTLVIVVITGVWSLIALSAVYLVRVGKAGQLVDEPAQESGSMWISVLLASAAIFTAIGMVIVFIRAPVSNTDLTDPETFDRTEIGYLGEIIPYVGFGLGDKSAAQTGDPVEDGRVLSFQYGCAACHAPSGLGAVVGPALVGEIGSFSRFVEDIREGPKGMPVYRESVLSEEDLHKIYDFLSQGR from the coding sequence ATGAGTTGGCACCCATGGCAACGCACCACGAAGATGGCGTTCTCGGTCATTATTGTCGCGACCGTCCTTGGCATGTCCGGCCCTGCGGTCGCAGCAAGTATCGGCATCAGCGTCGGTGCTCCCGAGAGTGTTGTAGTTGGGCAAGATGTTGAGGTCAAGGCCGTTCTGTCGGACGACGGCACTCCAGTCGAAGGCGCCGAGATCGCACTCACTTACAAGACGACGTTTGCGGGCAAGTCTGCACGCGTTGAACTTGCCAGAGCAACTACAGACAAGACTGGTACCGCGGTGATGGTCTACCAGCAGCGGTCGGATTCCAACACTGAGATGCAGATCGTATATCTCGGTCCTGAGACCGCACCGGTGGAACCCTTCATGTTCACGATTACCGTTGAGGCAGAGGGAGTACAGCTTTATTCGTCAGAGTCCGGTGTCGAGATCCCGTTCATCAACGGAACGCTTGTAATCGTTGTCATTACCGGAGTGTGGTCGCTGATCGCCCTGTCGGCTGTGTACCTCGTCCGGGTCGGGAAAGCAGGTCAGCTTGTGGACGAACCGGCGCAGGAGAGCGGGTCGATGTGGATTAGCGTCCTGCTCGCGTCCGCTGCCATCTTTACCGCCATTGGCATGGTGATTGTGTTTATCAGGGCTCCAGTATCGAACACGGACCTGACGGATCCGGAGACTTTTGATCGCACCGAGATTGGGTACCTTGGAGAGATCATTCCATATGTTGGATTCGGACTCGGCGACAAGTCGGCCGCTCAAACGGGTGATCCCGTTGAAGACGGGAGAGTGTTGTCCTTTCAGTACGGGTGTGCCGCTTGTCACGCGCCTTCGGGTTTGGGCGCAGTGGTGGGACCTGCCCTCGTTGGCGAGATCGGATCGTTTTCGCGCTTCGTCGAGGATATTCGCGAGGGTCCTAAAGGTATGCCCGTCTACCGCGAATCGGTTCTATCCGAGGAGG
- a CDS encoding type II toxin-antitoxin system VapC family toxin, translating to MKLVDANVLLYSVNKASPHHDASRTWLDEALNGSDAVGFVWLVLLTFVRISTSRRIFAHPLDTDVALDLVQLWTSHPNTTTLHPGPNHLTLLRQLLDEAGTSGNLVSDAHLAAIALERKATVITFDADFGRFADVKWFTPGR from the coding sequence GTGAAGCTTGTCGACGCAAACGTCCTCCTCTACTCCGTCAACAAGGCCTCCCCACATCATGATGCCTCGAGGACCTGGCTGGACGAAGCCTTGAACGGATCTGATGCAGTCGGATTCGTGTGGCTCGTATTACTTACGTTCGTGAGGATTTCCACCAGCCGTCGCATATTCGCCCACCCACTGGATACTGATGTGGCGCTCGATCTCGTGCAGCTGTGGACTAGCCACCCCAACACGACAACGCTTCATCCAGGACCAAATCATCTCACGTTGCTTCGACAACTGCTCGACGAAGCGGGTACATCCGGCAACCTCGTGAGCGACGCTCATCTGGCAGCTATCGCCCTCGAGCGGAAGGCCACAGTCATCACGTTCGACGCAGATTTCGGGCGCTTTGCCGACGTGAAATGGTTTACTCCCGGCCGGTAG
- a CDS encoding 4Fe-4S dicluster domain-containing protein, which produces MSNRSETADDASASSSGAAISEELVDRRSALKYLGLGLAGAVPLAVSGWLMDGLIREVVAGPEPGSPPTVRVTEKTESGRVRQWTMIIDLKKCDGCQSQGTPPQCTTACIEGHFAPDPMEWIEVYEAELSGGGTQFIPTPCQQCENPPCVKVCPVGATFSTPEGTVLIDQDRCIGCRICMAACPYDRRFFNWGTPPVPPEAALADYNPDQQTPASRGTVMKCDFCPEMVRGGTLPFCVQACPNDAIWYGDFEEDIATNGRQIVKASRLISERNGYRLQEHLGTQPRVYYLPGHGEDVGRDPAEEGRMPTKWPWIERAEGAVTWTR; this is translated from the coding sequence ATGAGCAACAGATCCGAAACAGCCGACGATGCCTCGGCGTCTTCGAGCGGGGCTGCAATCTCGGAAGAGTTGGTTGACCGCAGAAGCGCTCTCAAGTACCTCGGCCTCGGACTTGCCGGAGCAGTTCCGTTGGCCGTGTCAGGCTGGCTCATGGACGGCCTCATCCGCGAAGTTGTCGCGGGGCCTGAACCCGGTTCACCTCCCACCGTGCGTGTCACGGAAAAGACCGAATCTGGGCGTGTGCGTCAGTGGACGATGATCATCGACCTAAAGAAGTGTGACGGTTGCCAAAGCCAAGGCACCCCTCCGCAGTGTACGACAGCGTGCATTGAAGGGCACTTCGCGCCGGATCCCATGGAATGGATCGAGGTCTACGAGGCCGAACTTTCAGGCGGCGGTACCCAGTTTATTCCAACGCCGTGCCAGCAATGCGAAAACCCGCCGTGCGTCAAGGTGTGTCCGGTCGGCGCCACTTTCTCTACACCGGAGGGCACTGTTCTTATCGACCAGGATCGTTGCATTGGCTGCCGCATCTGTATGGCCGCTTGTCCCTACGACCGGCGTTTTTTCAACTGGGGTACACCACCAGTTCCACCTGAAGCAGCCTTGGCGGACTACAACCCCGATCAGCAAACTCCCGCATCTCGCGGCACCGTCATGAAGTGCGATTTCTGTCCGGAGATGGTGAGAGGTGGAACACTCCCATTTTGTGTCCAAGCGTGTCCGAACGATGCAATCTGGTACGGCGACTTTGAAGAAGACATTGCTACAAACGGCCGCCAGATTGTCAAGGCGTCCCGCTTGATCTCCGAGAGGAACGGCTATCGCTTGCAAGAACACCTCGGTACACAACCTCGCGTGTACTACCTGCCGGGTCACGGGGAGGATGTCGGACGCGATCCTGCCGAAGAGGGAAGAATGCCGACGAAGTGGCCATGGATTGAGCGTGCTGAAGGAGCGGTCACATGGACACGATGA